In bacterium, a single genomic region encodes these proteins:
- a CDS encoding integrase, with the protein MTPAARREYVRAVRPRYTLVPQRAKPAILDEFCATTGYHRKYAITLLNDPQRTRPKRHRHRAPTYSDAVITALAAIWEAAGYPWSTRLQALLPLWLPWARRRFALPSDVARRLRTISPRTIDRRLQARKRQIRRRLYGRTKPGTLLKHHIPIRTEHWDVTTPGFTEVDLVSHSGNSADGDFLQSLNLTDIHTGWVESHAVLGKTQRAVRAALVELRAALPFPLRGLDSDNGSEFINTYLFQYCRGQDIHFTRGRPYKKDDNAHVEQKNWTHVRKLLGWDRYDSLEAQAALNDLYRKELRWMMNLYQPSVKLVRKTRVGARLRRKYDRPQTPLDRLLASGAGEPAQLRAWQRLRARLDPFALAATIDRKLTQIYRLANRRHSPRLEPAVNGVGSSHLVRAPRSWNHDWLFRTRASRRSAAGAPVRT; encoded by the coding sequence GTGACCCCTGCCGCTCGACGTGAGTATGTCCGTGCCGTCCGCCCACGTTATACGCTGGTCCCACAGCGCGCGAAGCCCGCCATCCTGGATGAGTTCTGCGCCACGACGGGCTATCATCGCAAGTACGCGATCACCCTCCTCAATGACCCGCAGCGGACGCGCCCCAAGCGGCACCGGCATCGGGCCCCCACCTATTCCGATGCCGTCATCACCGCCCTCGCGGCGATCTGGGAGGCGGCGGGCTATCCGTGGTCGACGCGGCTGCAGGCGCTGCTGCCCCTCTGGCTGCCGTGGGCGCGCCGCCGCTTCGCCCTCCCCTCGGACGTGGCCCGCCGGTTGCGGACGATCAGCCCCCGCACCATCGATCGCCGGCTCCAGGCGCGCAAGCGGCAGATCCGTCGCCGCTTGTATGGCCGCACCAAGCCCGGGACCCTGCTGAAGCATCACATCCCCATCCGCACCGAGCACTGGGACGTCACCACGCCCGGCTTCACCGAGGTGGACCTCGTCTCTCATTCCGGCAATTCGGCCGACGGCGACTTCCTCCAGTCGCTCAATCTCACCGACATCCATACCGGCTGGGTCGAGTCGCACGCCGTGCTCGGCAAGACGCAACGCGCGGTCCGCGCCGCCCTGGTCGAGCTGCGCGCCGCGCTGCCGTTTCCCCTGCGCGGCCTGGATTCCGACAACGGCTCCGAGTTCATCAATACCTATCTCTTCCAATACTGTCGCGGGCAGGACATCCACTTCACCCGCGGGCGCCCGTACAAGAAAGACGACAATGCCCACGTCGAGCAGAAGAACTGGACGCATGTGCGCAAGCTGTTGGGCTGGGACCGCTATGACTCGCTCGAGGCGCAGGCCGCCCTCAACGATCTCTACCGCAAGGAACTGCGCTGGATGATGAACCTCTACCAGCCCTCCGTGAAACTCGTCCGCAAAACACGCGTGGGTGCGCGGCTCCGCCGCAAGTATGATCGCCCACAGACGCCCCTGGACCGGCTCCTGGCCTCCGGCGCCGGCGAGCCTGCCCAGCTCCGGGCCTGGCAACGGCTGCGCGCCCGCCTGGATCCCTTTGCCCTCGCCGCCACCATCGACCGCAAATTGACCCAGATCTATCGCCTCGCCAATCGCCGCCACAGCCCTCGCCTCGAGCCCGCCGTCAACGGCGTTGGCAGCTCCCACCTCGTCCGCGCGCCCCGAAGCTGGAATCACGATTGGTTGTTCCGCACTCGGGCGTCCCGGCGCAGCGCCGCTGGGGCCCCGGTAAGAACTTAA
- a CDS encoding NAD-dependent epimerase/dehydratase family protein produces the protein MAMRVLVTGAGGFIGYHLAQSLMRNGLTVRGVDVKHPEFEPSTPWEFEPLDLRRFDHALIATRGIDEVYHLGADMGGIGYITAFHAEIARNNAMMNMNMLEASRLNGVKRFLFSSSACVYPKYLQESPDVTPLKEEHAYPADPEEGYGWEKLFMEKLCGYYREDHGLETRIVRFHNVYGPMGTYEGGKEKAPAAICRKIAVATDGEEIEIWGDGEQTRSFMYVDDCVEGIVRIMRCDYPYPLNLGTDELVTINELVDLISEIAGKHVKKRHDLSKPQGVRGRNSDNTRLRQVLAWEPRVLLREGLIPTYLWIESALIKMGRIPRVRGVGRGINASTVSTVAADE, from the coding sequence GTGGCGATGAGGGTTCTCGTAACTGGCGCCGGTGGGTTTATCGGATACCATCTTGCTCAGTCCCTGATGCGGAACGGACTCACTGTGCGCGGCGTTGATGTCAAGCATCCAGAGTTCGAACCGAGCACCCCTTGGGAATTCGAGCCGCTGGATCTGCGCCGTTTTGACCACGCCCTTATTGCGACGCGCGGGATAGATGAAGTGTACCATCTGGGCGCCGACATGGGCGGCATCGGGTACATCACGGCGTTCCACGCCGAGATCGCGCGCAATAACGCCATGATGAACATGAACATGCTTGAGGCGTCGCGTCTCAATGGCGTGAAACGGTTTCTGTTCTCGTCTTCAGCGTGCGTTTATCCTAAGTATCTGCAAGAAAGTCCGGATGTCACCCCGCTGAAGGAGGAACACGCATACCCGGCGGACCCAGAAGAGGGCTACGGGTGGGAGAAGCTCTTCATGGAAAAACTCTGTGGATATTATCGTGAGGATCACGGTCTTGAGACCCGAATCGTGCGTTTTCACAACGTGTACGGCCCCATGGGTACATACGAAGGCGGCAAGGAAAAGGCCCCCGCGGCGATCTGCCGGAAAATCGCGGTGGCGACGGACGGGGAGGAGATCGAGATCTGGGGCGATGGCGAGCAGACCCGTTCGTTCATGTACGTTGACGATTGCGTCGAAGGCATCGTGAGGATCATGCGTTGTGACTATCCTTATCCGCTGAACCTCGGCACTGACGAGCTGGTCACCATCAACGAGTTAGTGGACCTCATTTCAGAGATCGCCGGCAAGCACGTCAAAAAACGACACGACCTTTCGAAACCACAAGGGGTTCGCGGGCGCAACAGCGATAATACTAGGCTCCGCCAAGTGCTTGCTTGGGAGCCGCGGGTCTTATTGCGTGAAGGACTGATCCCAACATACCTGTGGATCGAGTCGGCGCTTATCAAAATGGGCCGGATCCCTCGCGTGCGTGGAGTGGGACGCGGAATCAATGCATCTACGGTGAGTACCGTCGCGGCAGATGAGTGA
- a CDS encoding acetyl-CoA C-acyltransferase — MRDVMILSAVRTPIGRFMGGLAPVSAPRLGSVAIAAALRRAGVAPDRVDEVYMGTILAAGLGQAPARQAALYAGLPNTVPATTLNKMCGSGLKAAMLGAQAVIAGDADVIVAGGMENMSASPYLLDRARAGYRLGHGSLVDSMIKDGLWDVYNDMHMGSCCELLVREHRISREEQDAFARRSYTRALAAIESGHFRREVVPVNVGGDRGAPQMVVEDEEPRRFDPAKLATLRPVFEDGGTVTVANASSISDGAAAVVLAAGDVAARIGARHLARIVGQAVSATAPEWFTIAPAAAITRLLDKVGWTRDSVDLYEINEAYAAVVIAVARQLGLNMDRVNVHGGAVALGHPLGASGARILTTLLYAMEERDARRGIAAVCLGGGEAVSLAVERM, encoded by the coding sequence ATGCGAGATGTCATGATTCTCAGCGCCGTACGCACGCCGATCGGGCGGTTTATGGGCGGCTTGGCCCCGGTGTCAGCTCCGCGGTTAGGGAGTGTCGCCATCGCCGCCGCGCTGCGTCGGGCCGGGGTCGCCCCCGATCGCGTCGACGAAGTATACATGGGCACCATCCTCGCGGCGGGGCTCGGCCAGGCGCCCGCCAGGCAGGCGGCACTCTATGCCGGATTGCCGAACACGGTCCCCGCCACTACCCTCAACAAAATGTGCGGGTCGGGGCTCAAGGCCGCTATGCTCGGCGCCCAGGCCGTCATCGCCGGCGATGCCGACGTCATCGTGGCGGGCGGAATGGAGAACATGAGCGCATCTCCGTATCTACTCGACCGGGCTCGGGCGGGGTACCGGTTGGGGCACGGGTCGCTTGTGGACTCGATGATCAAGGACGGCCTGTGGGACGTCTACAACGACATGCACATGGGGAGCTGCTGTGAGCTCCTGGTCCGTGAGCACCGGATCTCGCGAGAGGAGCAGGACGCGTTCGCGCGCCGCTCCTACACGCGTGCGCTTGCGGCGATCGAGTCCGGACACTTCCGGCGTGAGGTCGTGCCCGTCAACGTAGGTGGCGACCGGGGCGCCCCGCAAATGGTGGTCGAAGACGAGGAGCCCCGCCGGTTCGACCCCGCGAAACTCGCGACGCTGCGTCCCGTCTTCGAGGACGGCGGGACGGTGACGGTCGCAAACGCGTCCTCGATCAGCGACGGCGCCGCTGCGGTCGTGCTCGCGGCCGGTGATGTGGCCGCGCGGATCGGGGCGCGCCATCTGGCCCGGATCGTCGGTCAGGCGGTCTCCGCGACGGCTCCGGAATGGTTTACCATCGCGCCGGCCGCCGCCATCACGCGGTTGCTCGACAAGGTGGGGTGGACGCGCGACTCCGTGGACCTCTACGAGATCAACGAGGCGTATGCTGCCGTGGTGATCGCGGTGGCGCGTCAGCTCGGGCTCAACATGGACCGCGTCAACGTCCATGGAGGGGCGGTCGCGCTCGGCCATCCCCTTGGCGCCAGCGGCGCGCGAATCCTCACGACGCTGCTCTATGCGATGGAAGAGCGTGACGCCCGCCGGGGGATCGCGGCGGTCTGCCTCGGCGGCGGTGAGGCGGTCAGCTTGGCCGTCGAGCGCATGTAA
- a CDS encoding catechol 2,3-dioxygenase: MAEVREPKFDLAQLAHVEIFTPKVEETLWFFKELLGLEETERNGESVYLRAYEDFYHHSLKVTWGQKPGLGHVAWRATSPQALDRVAEALERGGQGQGWTDGDRGHGRAYRFTTPDGHLMEVLWDVDYYLAPEAQKTRLLNRPQRRPLRGVPVRRIDHVNLLASDVTPNKEFMVDRLGFRLREHIILNNGVEAGSWLSVSPLVHEIAFMRDGHGAHGRLHHICYWYGYPQHLADIADVFNECGITIEAGPGKHGISQAAFMYVLEPGGNRVELFGDAGYLIFDPAWKPITWREKDLDKGIIWHGGALPAEFFMYGTPPVSADEAKQSEATAARV; this comes from the coding sequence ATGGCTGAAGTGAGGGAACCGAAGTTTGATCTCGCGCAGCTTGCGCATGTGGAAATCTTCACACCGAAGGTCGAGGAGACGCTGTGGTTTTTCAAGGAACTTTTGGGACTGGAGGAGACGGAGCGGAACGGCGAGTCGGTCTACCTTCGGGCCTACGAGGATTTTTACCACCATAGCCTCAAGGTGACATGGGGGCAGAAGCCCGGCCTTGGCCACGTCGCCTGGCGCGCCACCTCCCCCCAGGCACTTGACCGAGTAGCAGAGGCGCTCGAGAGAGGGGGCCAAGGTCAAGGCTGGACCGACGGGGACCGGGGACATGGACGCGCGTACCGGTTCACGACGCCCGATGGCCATCTCATGGAGGTCCTCTGGGATGTCGACTATTACCTCGCTCCCGAGGCCCAAAAAACCCGGCTGCTCAACCGGCCGCAAAGGCGGCCGCTGCGGGGGGTACCGGTCCGTCGGATCGATCACGTCAATCTGCTCGCCTCAGACGTGACGCCCAACAAGGAGTTCATGGTGGACCGGCTGGGATTCCGGCTGCGAGAGCACATCATTCTCAACAATGGGGTGGAAGCTGGGTCCTGGCTCAGTGTCAGCCCGCTGGTTCACGAAATCGCGTTCATGCGAGACGGTCATGGGGCTCACGGCAGGCTTCACCACATTTGCTACTGGTATGGGTATCCTCAACATCTCGCAGATATTGCGGACGTCTTCAACGAGTGCGGCATTACGATCGAGGCCGGTCCGGGCAAACACGGGATCAGCCAGGCCGCGTTCATGTACGTCCTTGAGCCCGGCGGTAACCGGGTGGAACTGTTCGGCGATGCGGGTTACTTGATCTTCGACCCTGCCTGGAAGCCAATCACGTGGCGGGAGAAGGATTTGGACAAGGGCATTATCTGGCATGGCGGTGCGCTCCCTGCAGAGTTCTTCATGTATGGCACCCCGCCCGTATCGGCGGACGAGGCGAAGCAATCGGAGGCGACCGCAGCAAGGGTGTAG
- a CDS encoding VOC family protein, with amino-acid sequence MKLKRLQHAMYLCRDLEASRKFYTDVLGMEEIPRKLIDPARKGAWFKLGDTRFHLAQWEEGHWSLGGAGQRITVWDSHLAFEVDDIEAWKRRLTEMGIEFMVGTMGEGFMKQVYIKDPGGNMVELVQHLREDWWKEF; translated from the coding sequence ATGAAGCTGAAGCGACTGCAACACGCCATGTATCTCTGCCGCGACCTAGAGGCATCCCGCAAGTTCTACACGGACGTGCTGGGCATGGAAGAGATCCCTCGCAAGCTGATCGATCCGGCCCGCAAGGGGGCTTGGTTCAAGCTGGGCGACACTCGCTTCCACCTGGCCCAGTGGGAAGAGGGGCACTGGTCGTTAGGCGGCGCGGGACAGCGCATCACCGTCTGGGACAGTCATCTGGCTTTCGAAGTGGACGACATCGAAGCCTGGAAGCGGCGGCTGACCGAGATGGGCATCGAATTCATGGTCGGCACCATGGGCGAGGGGTTCATGAAGCAGGTCTACATCAAGGACCCCGGCGGAAACATGGTTGAACTGGTGCAGCACCTGCGGGAGGATTGGTGGAAAGAATTCTAA
- a CDS encoding tRNA (adenine-N1)-methyltransferase, whose product MVSRPLRPGEPVLLIDRRRRRYMIQLRPGGTSDLRGGKVSHDALLGREDGGTVVSTRGERFRVLRPTLAEFVLEMPRGAQVVYPKDLGAILIGADIFPGARVLEAGTGSGALTMTLLRAVGPGGRVVSYEVRDEFARIAEQNIRRFLGAADTLVPRRQDIYAGILREDAPLDRIILDVPEPWRVAGHAVEALIPGGIFCSYVPTVPQVVQTTEALRHTGAFDLIETVEMLLRPWNIEGLSVRPAHRMVAHTGFLTTARRVQGTIKSGPEDDQVDLGDPEDTESGGEPEPA is encoded by the coding sequence GTGGTATCCCGGCCGCTGCGGCCCGGCGAGCCGGTGCTGCTCATCGACCGACGGCGACGCCGCTACATGATTCAGCTGCGCCCGGGAGGCACGAGCGACCTTCGGGGCGGCAAAGTCTCTCACGATGCGCTCCTCGGTCGGGAGGACGGCGGCACCGTGGTGTCCACCCGAGGCGAGCGGTTCCGGGTACTCCGGCCGACGCTCGCTGAGTTTGTGCTGGAGATGCCCCGTGGCGCCCAGGTGGTCTATCCGAAGGACCTCGGGGCGATCCTGATCGGCGCCGACATCTTTCCCGGGGCGCGGGTGCTCGAGGCCGGCACCGGCTCCGGAGCCCTGACGATGACGCTCCTGCGCGCCGTGGGGCCGGGGGGCCGCGTCGTGAGCTACGAGGTTCGCGACGAGTTCGCCCGCATCGCCGAGCAGAACATCCGGCGGTTCCTCGGGGCCGCGGACACGTTGGTGCCCCGGCGGCAAGACATCTACGCCGGGATTCTGCGCGAGGACGCGCCCCTCGACCGGATCATCCTCGATGTTCCGGAACCGTGGCGGGTCGCGGGGCACGCGGTCGAGGCCCTCATCCCCGGCGGGATCTTCTGCTCCTACGTCCCCACCGTGCCTCAGGTCGTCCAGACGACGGAGGCGCTTCGACACACCGGGGCCTTCGATTTGATCGAGACCGTGGAAATGCTGTTGCGCCCCTGGAACATCGAGGGCCTCAGCGTGCGGCCCGCGCACCGGATGGTCGCGCACACGGGCTTTCTCACCACGGCCCGGAGAGTCCAGGGGACCATCAAGTCGGGCCCGGAGGACGATCAGGTAGACCTCGGTGATCCAGAAGATACCGAATCAGGGGGCGAGCCCGAACCTGCGTGA
- a CDS encoding ATP-binding protein, producing MRCQRCKGQASVEVRRHHTAFCNEHFIEFIDRQVERAIEGGHMFTRDDRVLVVVSGGKDSLALWDVLHRLGYRTSGLYINLGIGDYSRESQRKAEAYAAGREMDLLIADIPHDYGMGVEAFARATGRVSCSACGLSKRYLFNKVALDEGFSVVATGHNLDDEAAVLLGNLLHWQTAYLARQAPVLPSTHPALVKKVKPFYRIAERETAAYAIIRGIDYIIDECPNSVGAKSLLYKEALNLLERAAPGTKQSLYWGFLERGRPLVQAQDDPDLRACVHCGQPTTSEVCAFCRMTERAAARMQIRRHSAPGAPSDAPPPETPFQERPVPAHPVAPAG from the coding sequence ATGCGGTGTCAGAGGTGCAAGGGACAGGCCTCGGTTGAAGTGCGCCGGCATCACACCGCGTTCTGCAACGAGCACTTCATCGAGTTCATCGATCGCCAGGTGGAGCGGGCGATCGAGGGCGGGCACATGTTCACCCGGGACGATCGGGTGTTGGTGGTGGTATCAGGAGGCAAGGACAGCCTGGCGCTGTGGGACGTCTTGCACAGGTTGGGGTACCGGACCTCCGGCCTCTACATCAACCTCGGGATCGGTGACTACTCGCGGGAGTCTCAGCGGAAGGCGGAGGCGTACGCCGCCGGGCGAGAGATGGATCTTTTGATCGCGGATATTCCCCACGACTATGGGATGGGGGTTGAAGCCTTTGCCCGGGCCACCGGCCGGGTCAGCTGTTCGGCATGTGGCCTGAGCAAGCGGTATCTGTTCAACAAGGTCGCCCTCGACGAAGGCTTCTCCGTCGTCGCCACCGGGCACAACCTGGATGACGAAGCGGCAGTGCTGCTCGGGAACCTGTTGCACTGGCAGACCGCGTACCTGGCCCGGCAGGCGCCGGTTCTTCCGAGCACCCATCCCGCCCTCGTCAAGAAGGTCAAGCCCTTCTATCGGATCGCCGAGCGCGAGACCGCGGCATACGCGATCATCCGGGGGATCGACTACATCATCGACGAATGCCCCAACAGCGTGGGGGCAAAGAGCCTGCTGTACAAGGAGGCTCTCAACCTGCTCGAGCGGGCCGCGCCGGGGACGAAGCAAAGCCTCTATTGGGGGTTCCTCGAACGCGGACGGCCCCTCGTCCAAGCCCAAGATGATCCGGACCTGCGTGCGTGCGTGCACTGTGGACAACCGACCACCTCCGAGGTGTGTGCCTTCTGCCGCATGACCGAGCGGGCGGCGGCCCGGATGCAGATCCGCCGGCATTCGGCCCCCGGGGCCCCCAGTGACGCGCCGCCTCCCGAAACCCCGTTCCAGGAGCGGCCCGTGCCGGCGCACCCCGTGGCGCCCGCGGGGTAG
- a CDS encoding thiamine biosynthesis protein ThiS, protein MKVLIRHQKREVEVTGRRRVRDVLIELGINPETVLVIRGAQLLTHDAQVGENETIELRPVVSGGDA, encoded by the coding sequence ATGAAGGTGCTGATCCGCCATCAGAAGCGTGAGGTGGAGGTCACCGGCCGACGGCGCGTCCGCGATGTGCTGATCGAACTTGGGATCAATCCCGAAACGGTCCTGGTGATCCGGGGCGCGCAGTTGCTCACGCATGATGCTCAGGTGGGTGAGAACGAGACGATCGAACTGAGACCGGTCGTGTCCGGAGGCGACGCCTGA
- a CDS encoding cobalamin B12-binding domain-containing protein has protein sequence MDTPRIRILIAKPGLDGHDRGAKVVARALRDAGYEVIYTGLHQTPEMIASAAMQEDVDAIGLSILSGAHNVLLPRLMDLLRQQGVGDIVVFAGGIIPDEDIIGLRSAGIAAVFTPGTSLETIVTWVRDHVKPRGVAA, from the coding sequence GTGGACACGCCGAGAATCCGGATCCTCATCGCCAAACCCGGTCTGGACGGCCACGACCGTGGGGCCAAGGTCGTGGCACGCGCGCTCCGTGACGCGGGTTACGAGGTGATCTACACCGGGCTGCACCAAACCCCGGAGATGATCGCCTCGGCGGCCATGCAGGAGGACGTCGATGCGATCGGATTGAGCATCCTTTCAGGAGCGCACAACGTGCTGCTGCCCCGTCTCATGGATCTGCTGCGGCAGCAGGGTGTGGGGGACATCGTGGTGTTCGCGGGCGGGATTATTCCCGACGAGGATATCATAGGGCTGCGATCGGCGGGCATCGCCGCGGTGTTTACTCCCGGGACCTCGCTGGAAACGATCGTGACCTGGGTGCGCGACCACGTCAAACCGCGCGGGGTGGCCGCATGA
- a CDS encoding radical SAM protein: protein MVHQPIPGVLACVPFCYARRTHWFLDEDGVDGWSSKIFVKVNAPVVLRRELSRSTWKREEVALGTATDPYQAIEGRYRITRGILEALRDFRTPVGIVTRCPLIVRDLDILAEMAGRAGVTVCVSIATMDRQRAREIEPTVAPPAQRLRAVRMLVDRGIRTGVLLAPVLPGLTDNPESLAEVIRAAAGAGVSFVGHRVLYLGHVTKDAFHRFLSRQHPELLPLYRRLYPGQYAPPAYVREIAEIVAQEKARVGPLQPRYIQPPAEPEQVGLF, encoded by the coding sequence GTGGTCCATCAACCCATACCGGGGGTGCTCGCATGCGTGCCCTTTTGCTATGCCCGGCGCACTCATTGGTTCCTCGATGAGGACGGAGTAGACGGCTGGTCGTCCAAGATCTTCGTGAAGGTGAATGCCCCAGTGGTGCTGCGGCGCGAGCTGAGCCGCTCGACGTGGAAGCGGGAGGAAGTGGCCCTCGGCACGGCCACCGACCCCTATCAGGCGATTGAGGGACGGTATCGCATCACGCGGGGCATCTTGGAGGCACTGCGCGATTTTCGCACTCCGGTCGGCATTGTGACCCGATGCCCCCTGATCGTGCGTGACCTCGACATTCTCGCGGAGATGGCTGGGCGCGCCGGGGTGACCGTATGCGTAAGCATTGCGACGATGGACCGGCAGCGAGCCCGAGAGATCGAGCCCACGGTCGCGCCGCCCGCTCAGCGGCTCCGTGCCGTCCGGATGCTGGTGGACCGCGGGATCCGCACGGGCGTGCTTCTCGCACCCGTCCTCCCCGGGCTGACCGACAACCCCGAATCTCTCGCGGAGGTAATCCGGGCCGCCGCGGGAGCAGGGGTGAGCTTCGTCGGCCATCGCGTCCTGTACCTGGGCCACGTGACGAAGGATGCGTTTCACCGGTTCCTCTCTCGCCAGCACCCAGAACTGCTTCCGCTGTACCGCCGTCTCTATCCAGGACAGTACGCGCCGCCGGCATATGTGCGCGAGATTGCGGAGATCGTCGCGCAGGAGAAGGCGCGGGTCGGTCCACTTCAACCCCGGTATATTCAACCTCCCGCCGAGCCGGAGCAAGTCGGGCTCTTTTGA
- a CDS encoding DinB family protein: MKAIELFPYWADNRAHLMEVAATLRDEDLEFRPAPGFRSVGEVLRHMVTTEENWWHGGIHGKPYDEWRPAGWERLTDEEKAEYRRQQFPTAGAILEGLRAAHAPLESFLNEVDAADLCEKRRAIWGEDNTLRWILWHLVEHDQHHRAQLYSRVRMRGYNPSQIWPRSGVMGRTPAREWRGDEVAIADIVPFWKQVHGTLRRATSALTDADLTFAHAPGRPTIHDLILHMFIWEDFLIRQNLGKQMGTASGKIQGWFWRSDVSQMARNVGPYFPTVGALIEGMDAVHAATRAFVDGLAVADVAKAVETPRGPETVHHVLWYAREHTVHHRAQLFFRMRMAGRTPPEI; the protein is encoded by the coding sequence ATGAAGGCGATCGAGCTGTTCCCTTACTGGGCGGACAACCGGGCTCACCTGATGGAGGTCGCGGCCACGCTCCGGGATGAGGATTTGGAGTTCCGCCCCGCGCCGGGGTTTCGGTCTGTGGGAGAGGTGCTGCGGCACATGGTCACGACCGAGGAGAACTGGTGGCACGGTGGGATCCACGGGAAGCCCTATGACGAATGGCGTCCCGCTGGGTGGGAGCGCTTGACCGATGAAGAAAAGGCCGAGTACCGGCGGCAGCAGTTTCCGACGGCCGGGGCGATTCTGGAGGGGCTCCGGGCGGCGCACGCCCCCCTGGAGTCCTTTCTGAACGAGGTGGATGCCGCCGACCTGTGCGAGAAACGCCGCGCCATCTGGGGCGAGGACAATACGCTTCGGTGGATCCTCTGGCACCTTGTTGAGCACGACCAGCATCATCGCGCTCAGCTCTACTCACGCGTGCGGATGCGCGGGTACAACCCGTCCCAGATCTGGCCACGGTCCGGCGTGATGGGACGGACCCCGGCGCGCGAGTGGCGTGGAGACGAGGTGGCGATCGCCGACATCGTGCCCTTCTGGAAGCAGGTCCATGGCACGCTGCGCCGGGCCACCAGCGCCCTGACCGACGCCGATCTCACCTTTGCGCATGCGCCGGGGCGCCCGACGATCCACGACCTCATCCTCCACATGTTCATCTGGGAAGATTTTCTGATCCGCCAGAATCTGGGGAAGCAGATGGGGACGGCCAGCGGCAAGATTCAAGGGTGGTTCTGGCGATCGGATGTCTCCCAGATGGCGCGCAACGTCGGCCCCTACTTCCCCACGGTCGGCGCGCTGATCGAGGGGATGGATGCGGTCCACGCCGCCACCCGGGCGTTCGTGGATGGGCTCGCCGTGGCGGACGTCGCGAAGGCCGTAGAGACGCCGCGGGGACCGGAAACGGTGCACCACGTGCTGTGGTACGCGCGCGAGCACACCGTCCACCACCGCGCCCAGCTGTTTTTCCGGATGCGGATGGCGGGGCGGACGCCGCCGGAGATCTGA